One window from the genome of Colius striatus isolate bColStr4 unplaced genomic scaffold, bColStr4.1.hap1 scaffold_34, whole genome shotgun sequence encodes:
- the LOC133629212 gene encoding acrosin-like translates to MAKPQLPKAQELGAGLLAPLICGAKAEAGAQGSPAPLRSCGTRPLAEHHGPLRVVGGSDASPGAWPWIVSIQHPWAVGSGHICGGSLIHPRWVLTAGHCFDKYRNVPTWRMVIGATRLSALGPEAQVRKSKRLLIHESYRSDTSENDIALLELDEPVQCSDYVQLACVTHFSDVVVSQLTDCRVAGWGYTTEGSAEISDVLQEAKVHLINVKLCNSREWYGGAVHSYNLCAGYPRGGIDTCQGDSGGPLVCRAPHDNFFWLVGLTSWGKGCARPKQPGVYTSTQHFFNWPGGSGKTRARHKMAAASVLTQHGGALTAPAPFTVESPGCFWVPMEGCEPYRVDEIEYKNLTAAMNQLYHTPYKDVDEVKPVTVEEGQWRAQVLV, encoded by the exons ATGGCAAAGCCACAGCTTCCCaaagcccaggagctgggagccggGCTGCTGGCACCACTCATCTGCGGGGCGAAGGCAGAAGCCGGGGCGCAGGGTTCCCCGGCCCCGCT GAGAAGCTGCGGGACCCGGCCCTTGGCTGAGCACCATGGGCCGTTGCGCGTCGTGGGCGGCAGCGATGCCTCCCCGGGAGCCTGGCCCTGGATCGTCAGCATCCAGCATCCCTGGGCAGTGGGCAGCGGGCACATCTGCGGAGGCTCCCTCATCCATCCCCGGTGGGTCCTCACCGCAGGACACTGCTTTGACAAGTACAg GAACGTCCCGACGTGGCGCATGGTGATCGGGGCCACCCGGCTGTCTGCGCTGGGCCCCGAGGCCCAAGTGCGCAAGAGCAAGCGGCTGCTGATCCACGAGAGCTACCGCAGCGACACCTCTGAGAACGACAtcgccctgctggagctggacgaGCCCGTGCAGTGCAGCGACTACGTGCAGCTGGCCTGTGTGACTCACTTCTCCGACGTGGTGGTGTCGCAGCTCACAGACTGCCGCGTCGCTGGCTGGGGCTACACCACGGAAGGCT ctgcagaaatatccgacgtgctgcaggaggccaaggtccACCTCATCAATGTCAAGCTCTGCAACAGCAGAGAGTGGTACGGAGGGGCCGtgcacagctacaacctgtgtgctggCTACCCGCGGGGCGGCATCGacacctgccag ggtgacagcgggggcccgcttgtctgcagagctccacacgacaacttcttctggctcgtgggcctgaccagctgggggaaaggctgtgccagaccaaagcagcctggggtctacacctccacccagcacttcttcAACTGG ccgggCGGAAGCGGGAAAACGCGCGCTCGGCACAAAATGGCGGCCGCCTCTGTCCTCACCCAACATGGCGGCGCCCTcacagcacccgcccccttcacc GTTGAAAGTCCGGGTTGCTTCTGGGTTCCTATGGAAGGATGTGAGCCTTACAGAGTCGatgaaatagaatataaaaaCCTGACTGCTGCAATGAATCAGCTCTACCACACACCTTACAAAGATGTGGATGAGGTAAAACCAGTCACGGTAGAAGAAGGACAG TGGAGAGCACAAGTGCTGGTGTAG